The sequence below is a genomic window from Cucumis melo cultivar AY chromosome 5, USDA_Cmelo_AY_1.0, whole genome shotgun sequence.
CCAACCATTGCTTGCAAGAGTCGCGTGGTGCTGGAAATGCCCCAACCATTGTTTGCAAAAGTGGCGTGGTGTTGGAAATGCCCCAACGACTGCAAATGaatacttcaacatgaagcactcttTGGCAAGGAATGTGATTGAGTGGACATTCGGTGTTCTGAAGGGTCGTTGGGCAATATTTCGTGGAAAGTCGTACTATTCCCTCGAAGTGCAATGTCGCACCATCCTAGCATGTTACCTACTGCACAATTTGATAAACAGAGAAATGaccaattacaaaaaaattaGCGATGTTGACGAGGGGGACTCCGCGTACGCCACGGCCACCGCTGCAAAAGACATTCAACACATTGAGACCACAAACAAGTGGTTTTAGTGGCGTGATGAATTAGCTCAAGCAATGTTCATTGAATGAGAGTTGCATAACGCTTAgataaaacaaatttaaattagaaCCCCTTGGTTGTATGCTAATTTAAATGACCTATACTCTCTATTTTTTCATATCTAATGTATGCGTGCAGTGGGTTTCTGTCATAATATTGTTAGTCAGTCTGTCTCATGAATGTGGAAATGTGAAATTACTAACGTGTTTCATGTATTTGTTGTCATTTATCATTTGCAGTATGACAACCTCCTCTCGTGCACCAAAGCATGTATGGACGAAGGAGGAGGAAGACACTCTTGTAGAGTGTTTAGTGGAATTCACGGGGGGATGAAAATTCGACAATGGTACGTTCCGTCCATGTTACCTGACCCAATTGGTATGTATTATGGTCGAAAAATTGCCTGGCTGTCGTGTCCGCGCAATCACCGTAATCGACTGCTGAATAAAGACACTTAAATGGACATTCCAGGCCATCGGAGAAATGCGAGGGCCAGTGTGTAGTGGGTTCGACTCGAACGATGACACAAAATGCATAATTGCGAAGAATGAAGTCTTCGATAACTGGGTTATGGTAAGGAAAATAATCTAAACGTCACATTACTTGCGCAGTCTACGTTTACTTCACAATTTTCGTATCCATAGTTTTAAGTGGTCCTATTTTTTATGCAGTCGCATCCAGTAGCGAAGGGGCTCCTTAACAAACTCTTTCTCTATTACGACGAACTTGCATATGTATTTGGTCGTGATAGGGTGATGGATCACTTCGCTGAGACATTCGCCGACGTCGGGTCTAACGAGCTTATCGAGTATGAGGGATTTAACATGTCGGATGGGAACGAGGAGTTCCCATCCATGTACAGCTAGGGGATTGACATGTTCCAGGAGGATGTACACGCATCACGACCTGCTCGTACATCAGACAGTAGGACCAGATCAAGCGGTTCAAAGAGAAAGAGGGAAAACCAGCGGGAGGGTGAGCTTGAAGTCATACATATGGCCCTCGAGTGTATGAATGACTAACTCAGGACGATTGCCGAGTGGCTTGCATGCGCCCTTACCAATGACACCTATGTGTGCCAGGAATTCTTATGCTTATTGCGTGAGATGTCGAAACTAAGtagtttggatagggcgttgTGCCAAAGGCATCTGATGTCTCATATGGACGACATGCGGGGTTTCTTACAGATGACTGACGATGAGAGGCAGAACTTTTgcagagtcctcctacgagactTCTCCAAATAGTTTATGTCCTTCCTTGGCTGGCTTGCTTGTTTTTTTGTTACTTCACTTGGACTATGTTGTTGACTGTTTTTTGTATTCCTATTTTACCAAACTTTTTTTTCATATGTACAGTATTTGGATCCCTTGTATGATTTGTAACTTGTTTAtgcatatgttttctttttgtcccTTTTACATTCCTTCAATTCGAGTTAAAATGTTTTGTtcaaattaaggaaaatagtaACAATTCGAACAATATGGCGTTGAAGTGCTATGTaataagtaatttaattaatgaatataaatATCGACGCATGCGTTAGACCACGtaattaaatatgttaaaaacaaATGTATGACACTATCACTAATTACAAATACACAATAACTAGTTTGTATTTGTAAAAATGACTTAGAATAAAATTGGtacaatttgttaacaaattatttCGAAATTGGTCAACTTTGTTTATTAATCTAATAACATGAGatatagaaaaaaaacaatatgcaATAAGAGGGGTTCGACGCTTTcgtaataaaaaaaatgcaataataattaatttggtATATGTACAATGTgaagttataaaaaaaataataagtaaatatatatatatatatatatatatatatatatatatattcataaccgtacccacataaccctttccccgaacacatcttatcataaaatcctcaTAAACCTATCCACAtaacctttcccccaaacacatcttatcaaaAAATCCCCATAAACCTACTTACATAACATTTcttccaaacacatcttattcataacactatcataatcctttccacataacctttcccccaaacatctcttatcataaaactacattttgaaacccttcccccaaacaagggttatgataaaactaggtttatcataacactaactcTTTCATAACCCAACCCTTTTCCCAAACGCATccttaaatattaaaatttcttttaatttctatttGCAAAATATGATATTTAACGTGCCATTAGTATAAGAGACATTTTTAAAtgtagtaaaataaactaaaatatttacaacaaatatttacaacatatgacaaaattttagattctatcaatgataaatattgataggcttttattattatttattaatataactgatagaaacatatcaatgtgatagaatatgaaattttacaatattttgtaaatattttatcaaatttaccATTTTTGACAATTCCCCCTAATATAATACCTAAAGGGTTGGATAGAATTTTTCAATACAAGAATTACATATGTTCTCAAAACTCTCTAAATATACAAATGCAAGAGGAGGAGGATTGAGAATTTACTAAAATATCTAACATCTTTTTCTAAGCTCAATTAAACTTTTATTAATGGGGTCAAATATGTACAACTATGACCTGGTCTCATcacaaattttcttttgtttgttttcttattttgtttttatgcTAAGCTAGTCCACTTTGATTCTTTGTATTGTTCACCAATTTTAGACATTCGTCTACATAtaaattttggaaaattttaaaatgtgacAAGTtaggatgaaatggttgtttaAATACGATAAAGTTTCACATTTTGactaaataagaaaattatctATAATATGTAAGGGAGAACAATTGTCTCAAGTGGTACAAGATAATTTATGTGAAACTAATCACAAAGTTATAAGTGTTATGCTCAAAAACTAATACTATACTATGGTGGAGATAATATGAATAAGCAGTATCATAGTCATGTTTCTCCAATGATATAGTCATTGTGATATATGGTTAAGCAGATAAAATGCCAAAtataaagaaatttgaaaattatttgcaATTTCAGAAAAGGAGGACATGTTGTGTCCATTCGTGCTCAGATGGCCACCCATGGGCAATCTTTCAGTGTCATGTCAAACTCCATGCAATATACACTTATCAactttaaattattttgaacaGTCACTAGGCTCGTAGTCGTTCTCATTGTCATTGATAACCTCACGTTTATTTTCAAAGTCTCGCACCTGAGAATCCCAGCATCGTAACCATCCCCTCAATTAGTAGGTTGCATCATCAAATTTTTGTTACACCATATCTTGAGTTTAAAGAATTTTGGCTCCTAACTTGttgatttctttctttaatGAACAAAAATCATCTTGGTAGTATGCCAACGTTGCCTTGATCGCCTTACAACGGTTCCAAGTTTTTAGCAACTTACTCATTTTTTCTTTGAGTTTGTCTCCTAGAGTTTCAATCAAGGCCTTTATCCACGCAATCCTTTCCTCGAGCTTTCTTGCAGAGAAGTTTTGGGAAAAAATTGCTATTCTACATAAATAAAACCCACGTAATCAGAAGAATTTTTATCCACAGAATTGTATTCTTATACaagaatttatttatcaaaacAGAATCAAAAGAACTCTAGTACTTTACTAAAATGTGCATAATGTGAAATTTGTCTTAAGATTGTTGTTATTCTAGCAAAAGCACATGTGTGAACCTTGATCGCCTTCTAAGCTACATGGTAAGACTCTATGAGGTAAGAGTGGAAGTGTTTCTTGTTATTTGATGCAATGAGGCATTTTGATCAGACGTTGAGGAAGTTCCTATGCTTTTTGGTAGTTGACAACCAAAACTTTCTTATTTTAGAATGTAATTGACATTATTCTTGTATCTGAAAAGCGGTGCTCAGAAAGTTAGCATTCTAACCTTGTTGCCTACTGTGATTAGAATTAGGATAGTGAGAGAGCTATGTGGCATTATCCGATGCTCTGAAGCTCACCACCGGGTAGAAGTAATCATGCCGGTCTTAAAGTATTCATCATAAAAGTCTATAAATAGGAGAGTTTCGAACAAGTTTTAAGAGCTTAATATGAATTTTGGGCTAAAGAAATTTCAAAACGTTTAGGAGATTTTCCTCATATTTATTCTCGCGTTCAAGGTTGACAAGGAGTTAGCCAAGTGCTTAACCCATAAGGGAATTTATCTTGACTATGAGTGGTTTTAGAAATGTTTGAAAGTCCCATGATTTCCAAGTCATCTTCGAACTCTTGAGTTTTGATACTTATTTAATATTGCTATTTGATTTATAAATGAGCATGTTCTGAAAATGGATTATGATTTATGCTTCGCAAAATGTCTCAATACCCTATGCAATGAATAAAGCCTCACTCTTGCTTTGTGACCTGATGTGAGATGCCTTGCACTTGCTTTGGGACCTAGTGTAAGATGTTTtatacttgttgtgtgatctggtataAGATGCTATCTGCTTCTTTGTGACCTGACATTGGAAAATGTGTTATGCGTCATGAAATTGATGACTTTCGCTGAATGCATTGAGATTACTCCGCCCATCCCTAACTCGACAATGAAAATGTTAACGACATTTCAGCTGAGGTGATGGGtacatttttaaaacattgaaaattaCGTGGTATGAATTATGTTTAAACGATTTATGCGGGAAAGGTAAATTTCCAAGTAGAATATTTTGAACCAAGCAATGTGgatttccaatattttaaaattgctTGAAGTAATGAAATAGTTTTCGTATTTAGAATGCATACTCTTGCAAAACACTTTGTGGTTGCAAAATAATGAATTTCAAGTATATGATTTGTGCGTTGTGTTCACGAAAACCTACTGTTCAAGTAAATGTGTTGATGAAACTCTCCACTCACTAGACATTTTGTCTAATCTTTCGAATATTTTGTTCCCCCCTTAAGGTAGCAAAGGACATCCAGCATTTGATTTGTCATCTTGATCGTCTGTTGTGCCATAGTTGCATTACATCTTGTTAGTGACACTCACCAACTTTGTCGCATAACATATAAAGTAGTTGGACGAGAAGGGAATATTTTGTACTTAATTATTTGTACTTAAACTATTTTGTGAAAATTTTTATATTGTTATGAAGTATTTTCTTTATGTGCTTCGCTTTGAAATGTTTAATGTGTATGTTATGGGCTAGTCAtgtgttattatatatatcttaTGTGGCATTCACGTGGTACAAATATTAGATGTTCATAGTAATGAGTTAATATCTAAGCATTTTATAGAATGAAGTCTTCCACTAAATTAACTAAGTCTATGGTATGCGTTGAAGAGGTAAGGTAATTTCGCTTACTAGGCGCCCAACACGTTATCTCTCGGTGAGGTAGGCGTTGAGAGCATAGACGGTCACTTCTTCTCTAGGTCACGGTAGCTAGGCTAGCCTCGAAAGGGGGTGTGACAACATGAAACCATAAAAATCATATACATTAAAAATTTGAGCCCAATGAATTCACGTTATCTCCTTAAGAAAAATTCAGTCATTCTAATGTCTGAGTTTAGGGAGTAATTCTCTCccaatatataataaattacaTTTTTTCTAAAAGTAGAACCTTGATCAAAAGATCAACGAACCAAACTTTGTGGTTAGTTGAAAACAATTTTGTGATGACTTTTATGTTCTTAAACTCGTGATGTATGAGTGTTAAATGATTATGTTATCCAATAAAGTTATTAATGAGGAATTTCTCATTAAATTGTTTTGGAACAAGCGATTTACTCGTTATAAACTCAAAATCCAATGAATTAAGGTTCCTTGACTATAATATAAGCACTTTAAATTTATGCAGTGACATAAAtgttgatcaagtttgagtagATAGTCTAGACGGTCTATAATACATGTATATGGTTGGGTGTCTAATTCTAGCTAGGCACAGTATGAATGTAACCCACTTTGTATTTAAGACAAGCGATGTGATCTCAAAccgtttatgtagagatatatgTGAGTGTGGGCGTTCTATGTAAAAGGGTTTGAATAAGACTAGAccataaaatagtcacttttacatcATAACAccttttactatttaaaacttACTATTTCGActttgatgacctaggtaacttaaccTTAATTCTAAACTAACTATAAACTTCTACTTATTtaagattatccttagatctgcataggtgagagtAGCTAAATAGTGCTGGTCCAGTAgacctcccattttaggggtaagactaGCGGATAGCTGGGGACATAGGGTGTAAGATGGAATTTGCTCATCCCTGTTTCTAGGGATATATATAGAGATTGTTCCCTTGAGTTCTGGTTTCtggtcttgaacaaagggtctcACTCTCTCATTAACCTGAAAGGAACATGGTAATAGATGGAttataaatcaattttttattaGAGGATCAGCTGAAGCTTAAGGaacaaaattttgaaggtaAAACGATATTTGACCTAGCCGaaattacgaacaacctgtgaagggttgacctactaatcATAGTTGTATTAGGTGGACACAAATACATTTATAGTCAGGAGAGTGCAATTATGAGTTATAGTGAACAATCCCATTAgttaaagaatgttgattaactaAGTTAAAAGAGTTGCAACCCGTATATTCCAACAAAAATGTGATTGAGTTTAGAGTCCATGCACTAAAGCAacaatttatttatgaattGTTCTTTTGGGACATTCATCCTCTTTTCAAACCTCTTTACTCTCTCTTTGAATCTCTTCATCATTGCCCAACTGGTCACATGATAGATTTAATAGAATCTATTCACCATTGCCTATGAGGATACTCTCGATTTTAAGTGTAGATGTAATGAAAATGAGACTTTAATACCACTAGTCACATAATAGGTGAATTTATTGCCCTAAACCTGTTTGTCATTTACACAACACGTTTAGAAGCAAAAACTCATGTAAAGGTGTTTGAACTTCTTTCCCGCAAACGACGTCAACTATTAATACCAAAATTTGGTACGTCAACTGGGAATTTGTAATCTTTGGAAATCGAACGAACACCCTatataataagaaaaagaacTCACACTGATATAGTGATTTGCTACCAGCACTTCTACAATTAAGTATTTAtttacactactacaaaaactgactctcttgacggttttaaactgtcaagaatgagtattcttgacgttttcaaaaccgtcgttgaatccagtgtcaagaaaggccattttcttgacggttgtaaaaagtgtcaagaattGATATCGTTGACACTTtttaaccgtcaagtattcaatttttcatgacagttgagAGCCGTCAAGAGGATACGTTTTTATGACTgttttaaaccgtcaagaatgagatgatgaagcccgaaaaccgtcaagaatatgattattcatgacatttcaaaaccgtcaagagtgcatttttcatgacattttaaaaccgtcaagtattcaattttcatgacatttacaaaccgtcaagagttcatttttcatgacatttaataaccgtcaagagtacTCTTTGCCATGACATTTggaaaccgtcaagagtgctttttaatgacattttagaaccgtcaagaattttgttatttatgacatttgcaaaccatcaagaaatgtattgttaatgacatttgaaaaccgtcaagcaacttttcattttttaaatgtaatttattttatattattcttcctgtattatgctcccattggtccaaaaattcaactacatataaacgacaaatatacatcaaatggcaactaaacatcatccattcaatatcatttccaaaactttgcatcatattcatatatcatttacaaaaccaatatatatatatataaacaatttcaacaaatttccaagaattgaactaaaaatCATCTATTTAACTaacctagcccaaaagtatatcatccccaatccataaactttcataatggcaaccccctacatatatgaacagttcacctatctacaattcacctaaactctaatcctctacaaagtctcaaaagtatatcaattaACCTCTaccctccatatgaacatttaaaaaaatcagccacaaaaaataaagttaatttcctttttcagaGATGACGTCATAAGTCCTAGATCacatgtacgaacccaaaaactctaccaactcaacccgcactcatctaactcggcttgtgagtatgattttcgtgtatcaatatgtagacatgcaaaataaatgaattagtattcatgaaaattattatacgtacaaaagaaatagtttgatatataacataccgaatccgagatgacaatgcttcccctatttacaatttctctcatatacttcatgacatagtatccacacgtagtgctcccgacttgtagtggacactataaaaacaataaattagaataatggactagtcttaattgctagttatctacaaaatacaattgaatttaaatatttatacttgcctttactgttcgccataaagtttgtttcctgcttttattaatgttcttttgtGAGTGAAATATTGCTATTGCTCTGTTTTGccaagataagattgcacatatcttagaatattgtacatgcattagaattaaGAGCACTACATGCTATAAAAGATTAAACTTACGTGTcggttacatatcttgtagttgcttttgatgtcgtccttagcgagtcaaggtaaaacactgtatcctcatacgcatttatagcaagcagtgcccaatgacccctaattatacaaaaatgtaagtactattttattgtcaatgcaaCCAATACCCTAACTAAACTTACTCGGGATTAAAAGGAGCAAGAACTACTTGGTCGGGTTTGGACACCATCAATCTACTACACAAGTTTCGAATTCGAGATTCTTGTGTGTTTCCAGAAGAGATTAGGGACAGATCTACAAAGACATACTGCATATTTTCTTTCGAACCACTAACAGAcgaatacaagtacctacaaaatatataaactcgtaaaagagatacataaatttagatgcaaaggaatgaaattgacttacatcatataggCCACCAATGTAAACGTTTTCACTTCGTTCATGTTACAAAGATCAACGATATCCTCTCAAAGCACAGAAGTCTTTCGACTAACGCCAAAAAGGT
It includes:
- the LOC127149605 gene encoding uncharacterized protein LOC127149605 translates to MVSKPDQVVLAPFNPEGHWALLAINAYEDTVFYLDSLRTTSKATTRYVTDTAIAIFHSQKNINKSRKQTLWRTVKCPLQVGSTTCGYYVMKYMREIVNRGSIVISDSVCYISNYFFCTYNNFHEY